The Ornithinibacillus sp. 4-3 region ACGTCCGCCTGAGATTTCGAAGTCTTTCGCTATGTTTCCTTTAAAATTCACCTGGAACGGTTTTTCTCCACGCTCTTTTAGGATATTAGCTACTAATCCTTCACCAATTGGTTCACAGAAAACAAGATTTCCTCCTGGTAACCCCAATGTGCGACATGTTGCTTGAAGTTTATCATCCACATATGCTTCGCCAATTTCAGGTAAGTCCAGCCATTCCGACCAATTCTTAATCACCTGATTCACATCATGTACCGCAAAATGCACATGCGAAAATTCCGCTTCTGTATCGTGTGGCGCAATTACTCCACGTTTTGTTAGATCCTCTCTTCTCTCAGCGTCTGATTCATTCCATTGAATAATATATGGAAGCTGGAGGTCTTCATCTTCTTTACCAATAAAAAGCAAATTCCATTCTAATAATGTACCATCTGGACGTTTTCTACTTAATGGAACTGGACCATTTACGGTTAAGCCTTTACTGCGAAAATGTTCAGCTGCTTGCTGAATATCTGAAGTTCGTACTACAAAACGTACAAAACCTTCATTATAATCACTTTCTATAATCGTCTCAATCATACTATGCCTAGGGTGGTTCATTTGTTCAAGGGTTTGTTTATCCGATGTACCGATAATTTCAATATAGCTTAAATCAAAATAAGTAAGTACATTAAAAGTTGGCCGATTTCCATGCTTTCCTCCCTCTACCGCATGGATACCCTCTTCTTTTAAATCTGCAATTGCTTGATGTGGGTCTTCCATATAATGAACAAGATGATCAAATTGAAAATCCATTTTATCTAGCCCTCCATTATGATTTATTTCATGTTAATTTTTTAAACTTGCTGCACCTTACAAAAACGATCTGGTGAAAAAGGTGACATATCCATAAAAGTTTCTTTGCCAGCGACAATTTCCGTAATAACTCTACCAGACACAGGCGCTAACGCAATTCCGTCTCCTTCATGTCCAGCACAAATATAGAGACCTGGAAGCTGACTTATTGCTCCAATAATAGGTAAGCCATCTGCCGTAAATGGACGAAATCCTATAAACGCGCGAATGATACGAGTATCGGCTAGCTTTGGGAAAGCTTGTGCCGCTGCTGTACTTATTGCCCGCACAATAGCATCTGATGTACCTTGTTTAAAGCCCACAAACTCTCTAGAACCACCTATTAATATATTACCACTGGCAACTTGACCAATGACTAAGCCTACACCTGCTGGATTATTTGGATCCACTTCATTTCCTTTACTCTTCGCTGCTATATAGGCACCACTTAAAATATTTGAATGAAGTGTTGGTGGTAATTTTTCCGTCACTAGAATATGTCCTCGTCTAGGAATGATTGGAAGCTCAACTCCTAAGTCTTCAACTAATGGCGCCGTCCATACCCCTGTCGTTAAGATTACTTTATCTGCATATATTTTTTCTTTGTTCACTTCTACACCAATAACACGATCTCCCTCTGTTAAAATGCGTGTTACCTTTGCTCCATAGCGAACCTCAGCACCAAGACGCTCTGCCGCGTTCACCAGTTCAAAGCTGGCCTTCATAGAGTTTACTTTTGCGTCATCCGCACACCATGTGGCTCCAAGTAAATGCTCCCCTAATTCCGGTTGCTTTGCGCGTACTTCCTTTGTTGATAGTGAATCTATTTTTATTCCAAACTGGCGGAGCTGATCAGCGTGTTTTTCGACCATTTCCTTTTCCAGTTCATTTTCCATAATAATTAACCCGCCGCCTTTTTTATATTCTATATCGGCACCGAGCTCTTCTTCTAATTGCTCGTACATTTTCGAGCTTTCTATTGCTAAATTTAAAGTTGGCCCTGGCTTTTTTGTCTGCAGTAAAATTCCTTGATCACATGCAGAAGACGTCCCTGCAGCAATGTAATCACTCTCTAATAAAATGACATCCATCCCTGCCTTTGCTCCATAATAAGCAGTTGACGCACCAATGATCCCACCACCAACTACAATAACACGTTGACTCATATTTACTCCTCCACTCATTCCAAATCCATATATTAATTATAATGATTTCATATCTCCAATAATAGTAAATACTACTATGCTAATTATATTCTGAATTTACAACAAATTATTTCTTCTCTACTTTCCCTTATAGTAGAATAGATAAAAAGCATACACAAGGAGGAATTTTTTAGCATGAAAATTTTAATCGGGCAGCTTATCCATGAAACGAATACCTTTTCCAATGTACCTACAGATATTGCAAAGTTTAAAGAATGGGACTTACACTATGGTACAGATGTAATTCAAAAACACCGTGGAGTTCGTTATTATTTAGGTGGTATGATTGCCGCATGTGAAGATAATGGTATAGAATATGTACCAACATTATCCGCAATGGCCCTCCCTGCTGGTCTTATTCCAGAAGAAACATATTTACGTCTTAAAAACGAGTTGTTAGATGCAATTAGAAGCCAAGAATCCTTTGATGCGATCGCTTTATCTTTGCATGGTGCTGGTGTAGTAGAAGGAATTGACGATATGGAAGGCGATTTACTCCAAGCAGTTCGATCAGAAGTCGGTAGTGATATACCTATTGTTGTCTCCCTTGATTTACATGCAAATTTAACAGAACAAATGGTTTCAAATGCAGATATTACGCTCGGGAATATTTTGTATCCACATGAGGATTGTTATGAAATTGGCTACGAAACTATTACACTATTGAAACAATATACAGAAAGTAGAATCAAGCCAGTTACCCATTTAATAAACTTACCATTGATTATGCCAACTTATACAACAGAACTCTCTCCAATGAAAGATTTAAATGATGCATGCGCACAGGCAGAACAAGATGAAAAGGTTTTAGACTGTACCATTTATCATGGATTCCCATATACAGACATTGAACAAATGGGAGTGAGTGTGCTTGTCACTACGAATGATGATCCGGAGTTAGCAGAGCACACTGCAAAACAGATTGCTAGAGAAATTTGGAATGTTAAAGAAGAGTTATTTGTTAATCACCCTTCACCAGAGGGAGGATTAAAGCTAGCATTAGCCCATGAAGGAAACTCAGTAATCCTCAATGAAACTTCTGACAACCCTGGTGCTGGAACACCTGGGGATGGAACATATTTACTACGTGCCATGCTTGAAGCAAAAATCGAGAAGTCTTGCTTCGGATTTATGTGTGATCCAGAAGTTGCCAATATCGCACATAAAGCTGGAGCTGGTACGTATATTGATGTCAATCTTGGCGGTAAAACAGATGACTTACACGGAGAATCTTTAAAAGTACATGCCTATGTAAAATCACTTACAGATGGAAAATTTATTCAATCTTCGCCTATGGGACGTGGAAATCAGGTTAATCTTGGAAAGTCTGCCCGCTTAATTATTAACGGAGTAGACGTACTTGTAACCTCGATTAACACACAAGTAAAAGATGAAGTGTTTTTCACACTGCATGGCATTGATATTTCTGAGTATAAGGTAGTTGGTTTAAAATCAAGCAGTCATTTCCGGGCAGGATTTAATCCGATTAGCTCAAAAATTATTACCGTTGATTCACCTGGATTATCAACACTTGATCTATCGGTATTTCAAATTACGAAGCCAAAAATGGAAT contains the following coding sequences:
- a CDS encoding VOC family protein codes for the protein MDFQFDHLVHYMEDPHQAIADLKEEGIHAVEGGKHGNRPTFNVLTYFDLSYIEIIGTSDKQTLEQMNHPRHSMIETIIESDYNEGFVRFVVRTSDIQQAAEHFRSKGLTVNGPVPLSRKRPDGTLLEWNLLFIGKEDEDLQLPYIIQWNESDAERREDLTKRGVIAPHDTEAEFSHVHFAVHDVNQVIKNWSEWLDLPEIGEAYVDDKLQATCRTLGLPGGNLVFCEPIGEGLVANILKERGEKPFQVNFKGNIAKDFEISGGRYHLEEK
- a CDS encoding NAD(P)/FAD-dependent oxidoreductase gives rise to the protein MSQRVIVVGGGIIGASTAYYGAKAGMDVILLESDYIAAGTSSACDQGILLQTKKPGPTLNLAIESSKMYEQLEEELGADIEYKKGGGLIIMENELEKEMVEKHADQLRQFGIKIDSLSTKEVRAKQPELGEHLLGATWCADDAKVNSMKASFELVNAAERLGAEVRYGAKVTRILTEGDRVIGVEVNKEKIYADKVILTTGVWTAPLVEDLGVELPIIPRRGHILVTEKLPPTLHSNILSGAYIAAKSKGNEVDPNNPAGVGLVIGQVASGNILIGGSREFVGFKQGTSDAIVRAISTAAAQAFPKLADTRIIRAFIGFRPFTADGLPIIGAISQLPGLYICAGHEGDGIALAPVSGRVITEIVAGKETFMDMSPFSPDRFCKVQQV
- a CDS encoding M81 family metallopeptidase, which translates into the protein MKILIGQLIHETNTFSNVPTDIAKFKEWDLHYGTDVIQKHRGVRYYLGGMIAACEDNGIEYVPTLSAMALPAGLIPEETYLRLKNELLDAIRSQESFDAIALSLHGAGVVEGIDDMEGDLLQAVRSEVGSDIPIVVSLDLHANLTEQMVSNADITLGNILYPHEDCYEIGYETITLLKQYTESRIKPVTHLINLPLIMPTYTTELSPMKDLNDACAQAEQDEKVLDCTIYHGFPYTDIEQMGVSVLVTTNDDPELAEHTAKQIAREIWNVKEELFVNHPSPEGGLKLALAHEGNSVILNETSDNPGAGTPGDGTYLLRAMLEAKIEKSCFGFMCDPEVANIAHKAGAGTYIDVNLGGKTDDLHGESLKVHAYVKSLTDGKFIQSSPMGRGNQVNLGKSARLIINGVDVLVTSINTQVKDEVFFTLHGIDISEYKVVGLKSSSHFRAGFNPISSKIITVDSPGLSTLDLSVFQITKPKMECYPFHEVNQLPF